The stretch of DNA ataattcagtcttatacacacacacaaaatatatatatatatatatataagccaaataaaaatttaaaataaaatcaaaatatgaaaaaattggaaaaataatattttacagatattttgtaaaaaataaaataaaatataggcgttttaaatgataaataataaaaggaatttgtattgaaatgtaaaagtaaaaggaatgagagagtaaatgaagtataaatatgaaaaaaattgtttgaaaaatgaatagTACCTACTATATATAGAAGGTTACTGTaacaatttgtattttaaatgtTCTTTTACCTAATCTGATggaattcattttataaataattattcaaataatttacattttttatattatacgtGAGTCATTAAGAATGCTATAAATGAAATAAGAGCGGTGGGTTACTACTTATTGGTCTCAAAAAAGATGAACAGTGTTTGCCCAGGGAGAAAACCCGACGAGATATTTTAGgaccaacaaaaaaagaaagaaaatcttaaaatcgGATGAGATAAAAATGTAACATTTACACCCTCCAATCACAAAGATGCACAACAGCGATTTCATATAACTTACtgtaaaatcatattataatttcAGTTCTCTCTCCTCAGAAATTGCTCAATTTTATGgcttatttcttttaaaattcttcCGTTAGCTTTATCccttacaaaattttatcagtTACATCCATTTTTCAATATGGGTTTTGTCATATCGGACTAGCAATCGACTGTACGAGTTGTTGTCAGCTTTTAGCATAAGAGCCAttgactttttataaatttaatggATCGTCATTCGTGATAAATGTTATATTCAACAtgttatttaacatttttttctgTTTACTATACGTTCTCTTTAGACTTCCTGCGTACTTAATAGATAACTGCTCTACAATAATAATGTTACAAActacacttttattttattttaattttattatataaaacgTGGCCTTTAGTCATCTTTaactatcttttattttttctaaaaaaaaaattaaagattaataGATAATGTCACAACTTCGTAACTAGAAAGATAAATGTGATACGTacctaaaattttcttttctattagactattatattataaatataatactttctaaaatatcaaaatacggatttattttttatcatacaaatataatacttaaaaaacGAACAATCAATGCCAAAAGCATGCGCCCCCGGGAACAAGTAACTCGATCGTGGAGTCAGTGGTCATCCGTTCATTACTACAGAAAGTCCAGGAGCCGCAGGCAATTCCTGAACAGTCCGTGCCGGCACGTCGTTCACATCACCTCATGGGATTTGCTGATTCGACACGCCATTGTTCTTCTCGTCGTCCTCCTACGGAATCGTGTTTTTCATTCAATCGTTGCCAATAGCACCGTCCCTCTAAGTTCAAGGAGTCCAAGTCTTTTATCGGACTGTTGCTATGTGTTCTGAGTGATCTATGCACCAGGATTTGGCCCAAAATACAAATTGGAGTCACCATGGGCTATTTGCTACATTTTGATTAAATTGATCTCTTAAAGTTGGTTAAGATTTTTGGGAGAAATGATATTTCAGTCCTAACCCATAATCATCTTCATGCTATGATGCATTTTTGACAATAtaccggttggaaaaaataataaattttaaatatgtgatTGCTgtaaaagagagggaaaaaaaaaaaaaaatgaagaaagtaTTTAAATGGAAGACAGTGAGATATATTATGGTGTTTTAGAAAAGTAGGTTCCTAAAGTACGAAAGAtattgacttatttatttagcTAAATTTTGACCAGCTGAACATCATGAATGACTCTAGGTTGTAAAATGGTGAAGAGATATTTCACTCGTGGAGGGTCAAAAACATAATGATAAGAAACAGTTACCTCGTTTGCAACTCTTCTTAATTTAtctaatatcatctcatctcatttaataattacaactttgaGTCATGCTAAGCTACCAACCAACAATAACCGCTTGGTGTGCTGCCTAGCAcaaatttgcatttttatttttttcttctttttcttttcatattttttcaacatatttaaatatttttaaaaaataaaaaaatatttcaatacactaaaaatcactttcttaatcattaagtaaaaaaaattaaataaatgagcAATCAAAGTGAGAGGGGAAACTCAGACGGCatactagcatttttcttataacttttttaaatttccacacaaaataaaataaacaattcaaaaattttaaatcccaaaataaaaataatattaaaaaaatatattctaataatattttattcaactttttattttaatctcaatctcattttatctcatctgcgaaaacaaaagAGGCCTTAAGAATACAGGTTTTCACCTTGCAACAGGGGTGAGCGTTGATAaagattataattttaagtatgATATTTGGGTTTGATACATAAAGGTGATAGATATTATTTGGGTTTGCCGTCTATAATTATTCAACAAAGTTTCAATATTGACTGAATATACGCTTAGATATAATTTAACCCTTGCTTACGTCGTTCTAGTCACGACAACATTTGTCATTCAGTAACAATAATTTATGTGTCAAATTATTGATGTACATAAAACTATATGGAAACTGTTGGCTATATAGAATTTCTCTGCTTTGATTCACAAAATGGTACTTTGTAATCATCGAGGTTCCATGATTGAAATAGTTAAAAGGTTGTTTACTCCTGCACTCATGTTGACTGCAGAATTTCTATCCATTGCAGTCCGGCCTCTGATAAAAGCAGGTTTTTTAGGTGTGGGCAGAGGTGCATGTTCATTGCTGATCATTGAGACTACATCGTGCATGGCGGGTCGATCAGTCGGACTTTCTTGGACACAAAGAAGCCCGATGTTAATGAGTCTCAACAGAATAGAAATGGAAGGAGGATACCCTATAATCAAATCCATCAAGTCCAAACTCTGATCGGTCGTCCACAACTCCCAAGCCTGTAATAATTTTAAAGCATTGAAAACTTGATTGATTACTCTTAAAAGAgcatttcaattcaacttacATACAAAGCAATAAGAATTTGAGAGGGTTGAAAAGTTACGCACATAATTAAGAAGATTGAGTGACTCGCTGTTATAGAAGCCAGTATTCTTCTTGCCACTCACAATCTCTAGTAGCAATACCCCAAAGCTAAACACATCAGACTTTATCGAGTAGAGACCCTCCATTGCATATTCAGGCGACATATAGCCACTGGATTTCAAAACAATGAATTATGCAAGCAATTGAAggtattatataacaaatagATAGCATACTTACTAAGTTCCAACAATCCTCCTTGTGTTAGAGTGTGTTTGATTGTCTCCTACTATTCGAgccatgccaaaatctgatattTTCGGATTCATTCCACTATCCAAGAGAATGTTACTGGGTTTGAGATCTCTATGTATGACTCGTAATCTTGAATGTTGATGAAGATAAAGAAGCCCTTGAGCAATGCCTTCAATAATGTGTATGCGTGTTTCccaatttaaaatctttttcttgGTCGGATctgttgcaaaagaaaaaaggataatACATTTAAACAACTATGTAgtttacatgcatatatatgtgtttATAAAACACATTACTATATGATGAAAGACGCTCGCACCAAAAAGGTAGAAATCCAAGCTTTTATTGGGCATGTactcatatattaatattttctcgTCTTGCTCGATACAGCAACCCAAGACTCTGACAAGATTTCTATGCTGGAGTTTTGCAATTAGTATCGTCTCATTCCTGAACTCCTCAAGTCCTTGTCCTGAACTTTTTGAAAGCATTTTCACCGCAGTTTCTTGCCCTCTGAATAACTTTCCCTGTGAAAGAGAACCCCACATATAAGctctttaaacttttttttttcaaagttttacGACGTCTGTTGACATAATTTTTTGAGCTCATTCTCTAGGATCAAGAAGAAAACGTATATACCTTGTAGACAGGTCCAAAACCTCCTTCCCCGAGCTTGTTCTCAATGGAGAAATTATTGGTTGCAGCTAATACACTCTTGTAACTGAATAGTGGTAACTCAGCATCCTTCTTCCCTCTTCTCTTCAGATTATCTTCAGTGATCGGTTCATCACTCATTGCATGAAATTccgtattaaaataaaaaaaccgtATATCATTGCTTGAAGCCTGCTCTCCTGTTTGATATAGAAAGATAGAAATCTCACTCTGAGTACTTTGGCGGAAAATCTAGTGCTCGATCAGTCTGCTCGAATCAGTTATTGGTAGGTTATAGCATTAGGTTCAAAAAAGCTCAATCACTATGAGCCATTTGAGTACACGTAGGTTAACCCGTTCCTTTAGTCGTTtattaataggaaaaaaaaggtTGCATAGGCTACATTAGCAAAAGAGCCCTTCCCAAGGATGTGGTTGGTGAAAGTTTGTAGGGGCACCTAAATGTATGGCTGTAAATGAATTAGTTTGTTTGATAAGCCGCTCGGTACTCGTCCAGTTAAACTTGAATCTAACTTGACTCGTTCAATAAAAAAGCTCGCCCGTGAAAGCAAATATTTGTtcaattagtaaatgacacatactcaacaaaactcgactcgattaaggctcgttaaggtccgctcgtttatgctcgagtcgacttgttagctcgactcgattaaagttcattcatatattgataaatatatacatacacctatgcgtatatatatatatatgtattagctaataatataagcataacatttttataattaaatatataatatgtaacctaattacttgtgtctatatattgaatatacttcatagctatattttataatttgtacaataattagtcgatgaaatttaatatttcatatactagtatatgagaatcatatatgctatcatattatgtgtatgtattaataatttatgtatgcatatgatatattgttattatggataaatatcaactagttagatattaattatatataaatttttaaaatcttataattcaatagaggttctacttgttagttgtacaaattcaatattagattttttaagtatctaatttattaattattaaatcttattaaaaaaataaaaaataaaaaattcaagccGAGCTCGAGCTTAGTGTGACTCGAGCTCGTCACTCGAGCTCAAGCTTGAAGTTTAGCTTACCAAGTTGAGcttgaataaagaataaaaatcttCCCCGCcctgcaccatgcgggtagcacccctacctACATGCAGTTAATTTCCAGAGCCTGAACTTCATCTTCACGAACAGATGTGAGGATCATAGTTTTATAttccacaaaattaaatttatagacCGTCAtggtttcatatgatatattacatttactttacaataaaagtaattttataatctaacgtactaCATCAaacatatcagtttgtgagtttgtttttgtagaatttctttatgactaaagtatttatctaatttttaatgTTTGGAGCAGGAGAAAgtgtggagttttttttttttttttttttcttttctgttcttaGATATAGGTACATCTTTATACGGTTGTCGTTGACccacaaaaccaaaacaatgaACAAATAAAGCTTgtaatttttgtaaagtgatttCTCTGCGTGTAGAACTTGCACTTACCTTTGCGTTTGAGCTTTCCCCTTGAAAAACAAATACAGAGACATAAGATAACCACTGCTGCAGGGACCAGAACACCTACAATTACTCGTACTCTCCATTTGTTTCCTGATTATGAGGATAAGAATAAATATTAGCTCAACCAAAACCGAAAATTTAGCACTTACTCGGATAAAATGATAACATAAACTTCTGTAGATTTCATCTCATTCATCATGCCTTTGGTTCTAATTTGATGCTCATCGCCAGCAAGTCTGAGATGGATGACTTTTCCAACCGGATCACCATCTGGAAGTTGCTTTATGTTCAAAAGAGCTCCTTCCCATATCATACACGTGTTGATATTATAAGCATATGCTGTGCAAGAgcatttttctatgcaagactTTTCACATATCCTAGCACTCCCTGACAAATACGTTTTGGGATTGACTGGCAATCCCATGTTTGACATTTCCAGGAATGAATCACTTTTGCCATTAGCAGGCTTACTGTTCTCACATTGCAAATGCGATTTCCTCACACAACCTCCTGACCAATCTTTCAGATTGGTGTCTTCAATCGAAGATGGTTCAAAGCCTTTTAGACATTCACAATTCCCATATTTATTACACACGCCAAATGCACCACACGAAGCATAGACACCACATGGATTTGCCGGTTGagaccaaaataaagcccaagcccaagggCTAGGCAGCCGCGCCATTTGCTGGATCTGTCCTGAAGGCGTAATGTAAAATCTAAACCTGGAAGtatttttaacagaaaatataaaatattgttcttGTTCACTAAAAGTGTAGTTGATGACATAATTCATCCACATATCAGGAGCTAAGCTGAAAGATTTTCCAGTCCAATCTCCAGTTCTCCAATATATTTGGGTTCTGTTCCACTGTAAGATAAATTGATTCCTTCCATTTGGGTCTAATCCAAACGAGAACATACCCGGTGCAGGATCTTCCGAACTCTTCCAAGAAATAATCTGCTTCGATCCAGTAACCTTATCGATACCAAGCTTTGCGCCTGGCAACCAAGTATCGGTTGGATGGTCGAAACTCTCCCAAAATATAGTAGACAGGCTCGAGTTATCTCTTAAAACAAGATTTCCGTCATGGCGAAGTACTGCTTCAGTTGATTTTGACAGTGGAAAAGACAGTTTTGTGGACCAAAATGGTATCTTGGAGGAATCTCCGAGCAGGACCAGATTGCCATCTTCCGAGAGTTTGAGTTCTGAGGAAGATGGGTCAGACAGTGGGTTCTCTCTATTTGCCACCCAGACAATGTCTTTTGCATCAAAGTTTTTATACCATATGCAGAGGTAGattcttgaagaagaagagggtaGTCTGTCGAAACCGAGTTCAAATATCCCACCTTGAGATTCCAGCCTGTCGTTCACTTTAAGATACTGACCCGCTGAAAGTGTATCACCCACAAGGGAGAAACATGCTTTGTAGTAGGAAAGGGTTAGAAGCATAACAAAGAAATGCCATGACTTGGCAATATTCGTAACCATTCCTCGCAGAGAGTGAGTAATTGCAgcaaaataaaagaaggaagaatAATGATGCTAGAACTGTACGAGTGGAGATATTTAATTCGGCCTTTGCTACTGAGAAAGTTGACTCCGTCATTCCAGACCATTGACTGAGATATTCGGCCTTCGCTAACAACTGAATATTCGtaatttatagataattttaaataagataatatttttagtaaacttaaacacatcaaattaaattttaaatattttagtaaacttaaacacatcaaattaaattttaaaaaattattttattacatgatTATAAACAAATTGTTATCTGATTGTCAGCCTACCATTTCTCTTTCCAAACTACTTTAACACGCAatggtaaaaaatattaatattttgaccttttgtttttataatggatttaggttttgtttagaagtcatttcaattcattttatcattataatttttttaaatttttatataaaatataataaataatttatttttttgaaatttcaaaataataataatattttattcaattcatataaaatcatctcatctcatctctccaTCTAAACATACCTTAATAAGAAGTGATATTTTGCACACTAGACTTGTAAATAAAATCACTCGTACGGACATCCTATAAAATTTTTCCTTAGTTTTCAGGTGCAAACAAATTTCAGGAACCAtcaattggatttttttttaattatccaaattatatttacaggaacctcaaaatatacattgcaaaaaattatatctagttagtataattgttttttaaaaaatatataaatattttcataagaaagaataattttaattaaaaggaGATTTTTGTGAAGATATAATTTCAATGCACGTGATTTGTAGTCCAATTGACAAATTATAAAGATTAAAGAGTCAATACTACGAACTGCGGTAGGGATCTAATGGCATAAGGGTATCACCGATAGAACTTTGTTAGTTtctacacattatatataatttttttttaattttattcttgttaaactattatatttttctattcattatctatatactacatatttgataagaaaagaaaaataaaaataaaaaaatataatataatatatagtgtgtGAAGATAATAAATGGAATGGTAATAGTTTGGGTGGGTCGCCGAATGACGTGGGTCGCGGGGAGTGCAGCAAAGCCAAGGAATGAGTCAATGACGTGGGTCGCGGAGTGAAAGTGGGGGTCGGAATCACTGGTCGCGAAAGGGAGACGAACGGAACATAACAGACAAACGGAGTACTGAAAGTGTTTTGCATCTTCTAGTTATTCTTTTTAGACCCAATGGGGAACGTGACTGTATTCAACACGAACGCGTTAGTCATAAAGTTGCAGAGACGGCATAACTTGTCTTGGTCAAAATATCTTATggcattatttttaattatgtttataaTAGAATTCTATTAcctttttaaatatgttattcttcaattaataattataatgaattaaaaaaaataagatgaagtattttataaaaaaataaaataaataaatgatcaaattcatgatctacAAATCAGCTTAACGATTtggagaattatatatatacaagcatatatatgttattagaAGTGTTGTGAATAGTGTGTTCGGTATCTTTAATGTTTTTACTATTCAAGCATACGTTatttactaaaaattaaaaattctatttaaaagcTAGCATGAATAGCACTTTCGACATTACTAACATACATGACATGATTTgacttgaaaaaatttaaaaaatttcatatcttaCAAAGTAAATATCGCCTTGTAAGTGGTGTAGATGAAATATTC from Juglans microcarpa x Juglans regia isolate MS1-56 chromosome 3S, Jm3101_v1.0, whole genome shotgun sequence encodes:
- the LOC121258815 gene encoding uncharacterized protein LOC121258815, which encodes MLVRDMGIDGTRPFLLFVLLLLLRACFSVNADDTFSKGQSLSAINTDSISSKNDRFELGFFERSTPKIFYLGIWFKRLVGQRIVWVANRENHLSDPSNSRLEFSKDGNMVLLEASSKKPFWSTSLQNLPSNSTEATLFDDGNLVLRDRSDLSTIFWESFDHPTDTALPGVKLGIDKAGKVPKQLISWKNSEDPSPGLFSYRLDPNGRSEYILEWNRSQVYWRTGVWNGKTFGNTPEMRSNTIFHYNFVSNENETYLIYSLYNTSLMTLFFINSTGQFQQLAWLSVVESPLTRAWARPESLSDVYALCGPFGIYRDNTSNPCDCPEGFEPFSDIETRLNDWSGGCLRKQPLQCENRNAKKDRFLKISSMKLPVNSKASLAVSAQRCELACINNCSCTAYAHNSSWCMIWEGALLNLQRASDGGEAGQDIYLRLSADEPHISTKGNKWKLWVIVAVPVAGTGLILCLYLCFSCKKKLKFRGEEAASSNDLMLFDLSTETHAIVDATKTKDNDKKRGKKDVELPLFSYESVSAATDNFSTANKLGEGGFGPVYKGKLLKGQEIAVKMLSKRSGQGLEEFRNETTLIAKLQHRNLVKLLGCCIEEDEKILIYEYMPNKSLDFYLFDPTKKQMLDWGTRAHIIEGIAQGLLYLHQYSRLRIIHRDLKPSNILLDSEMNPKISDFGMARIVGDNEIQTNTNRIVGTLGYMSPEYAMVGLYSIKSDVFSFGVLLLEIVSGKKNTSFYNHESLNLVRYAWELWRDGRSVELMDSTIGCSSSTSTLVRYINIGLLCVQESPADRPDMRDVVSMISNEHSPLPTPKQPAFTAIKSAENCSINSATFSVLEARHHYSSFFYFAAITHSLRGMVTNIAKSWHFFVMLLTLSYYKACFSLVGDTLSAGQYLKVNDRLESQGGIFELGFDRLPSSSSRIYLCIWYKNFDAKDIVWVANRENPLSDPSSSELKLSEDGNLVLLGDSSKIPFWSTKLSFPLSKSTEAVLRHDGNLVLRDNSSLSTIFWESFDHPTDTWLPGAKLGIDKVTGSKQIISWKSSEDPAPGMFSFGLDPNGRNQFILQWNRTQIYWRTGDWTGKSFSLAPDMWMNYVINYTFSEQEQYFIFSVKNTSRFRFYITPSGQIQQMARLPSPWAWALFWSQPANPCGVYASCGAFGVCNKYGNCECLKGFEPSSIEDTNLKDWSGGCVRKSHLQCENSKPANGKSDSFLEMSNMGLPVNPKTYLSGSARICEKSCIEKCSCTAYAYNINTCMIWEGALLNIKQLPDGDPVGKVIHLRLAGDEHQIRTKGNKWRVRVIVGVLVPAAVVILCLCICFSRGKLKRKGEQASSNDIRFFYFNTEFHAMSDEPITEDNLKRRGKKDAELPLFSYKSVLAATNNFSIENKLGEGGFGPVYKGKLFRGQETAVKMLSKSSGQGLEEFRNETILIAKLQHRNLVRVLGCCIEQDEKILIYEYMPNKSLDFYLFDPTKKKILNWETRIHIIEGIAQGLLYLHQHSRLRVIHRDLKPSNILLDSGMNPKISDFGMARIVGDNQTHSNTRRIVGTYGYMSPEYAMEGLYSIKSDVFSFGVLLLEIVSGKKNTGFYNSESLNLLNYAWELWTTDQSLDLMDLIIGYPPSISILLRLINIGLLCVQESPTDRPAMHDVVSMISNEHAPLPTPKKPAFIRGRTAMDRNSAVNMSAGVNNLLTISIMEPR